A window of Pedobacter lusitanus contains these coding sequences:
- the purL gene encoding phosphoribosylformylglycinamidine synthase, translating to MIYFFSNELNTVFALQSEQTLSSSDISKLTWLFGGAQFKQETVLTGFFIGPRAAMITPWSTNAVEITQNMDIQGIIRIEEFKNTTADFTDFDPMLFQKYNELNQDIYTISLQPEAILEIEDIAAYNKQEGLSLSDEEVDYLNKLAEKLGRKLTDSEVFGFSQVNSEHCRHKIFNGTFVIDGIEQPSSLFKLIRKTSEANPNGIVSAYKDNVAFVKGPRVQQFAPKRADEPDYYELKDFDSVISLKAETHNFPTTVEPFNGAATGSGGEIRDRLAGGQGSLPLAGTAVYMTSFSRLEENRPWEKAVNERDWLYQTPMDILIKASNGASDFGNKFGQPLITGSILTFEHEEDARKLGYDKVIMQAGGVGYGKADQAKKEKPSVNDKIVVLGGENYRIGMGGAAVSSADTGALGSGIELNAIQRSNPEMQKRVANAVRGMVESDHNTIVSIHDHGAGGHLNCLSELVEETGGKIDLDKLPVGDPTLSAKEIIGNESQERMGLVIGQENIATLQKIADRERAPMYTVGDVTGDHRFTFESATNGSKPMDLKMEDMFGSSPKVVMQDNTIDRKYKAVTYHTAELNTYLEQVLQLEAVASKDWLTNKVDRCVGGRVAKQQCAGPLQLPLNNCGVMALDFQGKDGIATSIGHAPLSALIDPAAGSRNAIAESLSNLVWAPLKDGLESVSLSANWMWACKNEGEDARLYKAVKACSEFAISLGINIPTGKDSLSMKQKYKDGEVIAPGTVIISAAGHCDDITAVVEPVLRKNGGAIYYINLSADRYKLGGSSFAQILNKVGTETPDMLDAAQFKTTFNTIQSLIKAGKIEAGHDIGSGGLITTLLELCFADRNLGAALDLSALGDQDIIETLFAENIGIVFQADKSAEAVLEANGVVYHQIGTVIEQAELTVKNASGNWSFDIDHLRDVWFKTSYLLDQKQSGPVKARERFDNYKNHVLNYNFPLSFDGKKPVIDPAKPRPKAAVIREKGSNSERELANAMYLAGFDVKDVHMTDLISGRETLEDIQFIGAVGGFSNSDVLGSAKGWAGAFLYNEKAKNALENFFKREDTLSVGICNGCQLFVELGLINEDHEEKPKMLHNDSAKHESGFTSLTIQENNSVMLSTLAGSTLGVWISHGEGKFQLPYAEDSYNIVSKYAYESYPANPNGSDYNTAMLCDKTGRHLVMMPHIERSLFQWHWANYPQGRKDEVSPWMEAFVNAREWIEKLEK from the coding sequence ATGATTTATTTCTTCTCCAACGAGCTTAATACTGTTTTTGCTTTACAATCCGAGCAAACTCTCTCATCGTCAGATATTTCAAAGTTAACTTGGCTGTTTGGCGGGGCCCAATTCAAACAAGAAACCGTTTTAACGGGCTTCTTTATTGGTCCGCGTGCTGCAATGATAACTCCATGGAGCACGAATGCTGTTGAAATTACCCAGAATATGGATATTCAGGGAATCATCAGAATTGAGGAGTTTAAAAATACGACTGCAGACTTTACTGATTTTGATCCGATGCTTTTCCAAAAGTACAATGAACTTAATCAGGATATCTATACCATTAGTCTTCAACCGGAAGCTATTCTGGAAATCGAAGATATAGCAGCGTATAATAAACAGGAAGGACTTTCATTAAGTGATGAAGAAGTAGATTATTTAAATAAGTTAGCAGAAAAACTTGGACGTAAATTAACAGACTCTGAAGTATTCGGTTTTTCTCAGGTAAATTCAGAACACTGCCGTCACAAGATTTTCAACGGTACATTTGTTATTGATGGTATAGAACAGCCTTCATCTCTGTTTAAACTGATTCGTAAAACATCTGAGGCAAATCCTAACGGGATTGTTTCAGCTTATAAAGATAACGTAGCCTTTGTTAAAGGCCCGAGAGTACAGCAGTTTGCTCCTAAAAGAGCAGATGAGCCTGACTACTATGAACTGAAAGATTTTGATTCAGTAATCTCACTGAAAGCAGAAACTCATAATTTTCCTACTACAGTAGAGCCTTTTAATGGTGCTGCTACCGGTTCAGGAGGGGAGATCAGAGACAGGCTGGCTGGCGGACAAGGTTCATTACCTTTAGCCGGAACAGCGGTTTATATGACTTCTTTTTCCCGTCTGGAAGAAAATCGCCCATGGGAAAAAGCAGTGAATGAAAGAGACTGGTTATACCAGACGCCAATGGATATCTTAATTAAAGCTTCAAACGGAGCTTCAGATTTTGGTAATAAATTTGGTCAGCCATTAATTACCGGTTCAATTCTGACTTTTGAGCATGAAGAAGATGCAAGAAAGCTGGGTTATGATAAAGTAATTATGCAGGCCGGTGGAGTTGGTTACGGAAAAGCTGATCAGGCAAAAAAAGAAAAACCTTCAGTAAATGATAAAATCGTTGTACTGGGTGGGGAAAATTATAGAATAGGAATGGGTGGTGCTGCTGTATCATCAGCAGATACAGGAGCCCTGGGTTCGGGTATTGAGCTGAATGCAATTCAGCGTTCTAATCCTGAAATGCAGAAAAGAGTTGCCAATGCAGTACGTGGTATGGTAGAAAGTGATCACAATACGATTGTTTCTATTCATGATCATGGTGCAGGTGGTCACCTGAACTGTTTATCAGAACTGGTTGAAGAAACCGGTGGAAAAATTGATCTGGATAAATTGCCGGTTGGTGACCCGACGCTTTCAGCAAAAGAAATTATTGGTAACGAATCTCAGGAACGTATGGGATTGGTTATTGGCCAGGAAAATATCGCAACACTGCAGAAAATTGCTGACCGTGAAAGAGCTCCGATGTATACTGTGGGAGATGTAACCGGAGACCACCGTTTTACTTTTGAGTCTGCTACCAACGGATCTAAACCAATGGATCTGAAAATGGAAGATATGTTTGGCAGCTCTCCTAAAGTAGTTATGCAGGATAATACGATAGACAGGAAATATAAGGCAGTAACTTATCATACTGCCGAACTGAATACTTATCTGGAGCAGGTGTTGCAATTAGAGGCTGTAGCCAGTAAAGACTGGTTAACCAATAAGGTTGACCGTTGTGTGGGTGGCCGTGTAGCTAAACAACAATGTGCAGGTCCTTTACAACTACCATTGAATAACTGTGGTGTAATGGCGCTTGATTTTCAAGGTAAAGATGGTATTGCGACTTCAATAGGGCATGCACCGCTTTCAGCATTGATTGATCCTGCTGCGGGTAGCAGAAATGCAATTGCAGAATCACTGTCTAACCTGGTATGGGCTCCTTTAAAAGATGGTTTGGAAAGTGTTTCTCTTTCTGCCAACTGGATGTGGGCATGTAAAAACGAAGGTGAAGATGCACGTTTATATAAAGCAGTTAAAGCCTGTTCGGAGTTTGCTATCAGTTTAGGTATTAATATTCCGACCGGTAAAGACTCTTTGTCAATGAAACAGAAATATAAAGATGGTGAAGTTATCGCTCCAGGTACAGTGATTATCTCTGCTGCTGGCCATTGTGATGATATTACCGCAGTTGTAGAACCTGTTTTACGTAAAAACGGCGGAGCTATCTATTATATCAATCTTTCTGCAGACCGTTATAAATTAGGTGGTTCATCATTTGCCCAGATCTTAAACAAGGTTGGTACTGAGACCCCTGATATGCTGGATGCAGCACAATTCAAGACAACTTTTAATACTATACAGAGTTTGATTAAAGCCGGTAAAATTGAGGCCGGACATGATATAGGCAGTGGTGGTTTGATTACTACACTTTTAGAGTTATGTTTTGCAGATCGTAATCTGGGTGCAGCTCTTGATTTGTCTGCTTTAGGTGATCAGGATATTATTGAAACACTTTTCGCTGAAAATATTGGTATCGTATTCCAGGCTGATAAATCTGCTGAAGCAGTTCTTGAAGCCAATGGGGTAGTTTATCATCAGATAGGTACAGTGATTGAGCAGGCTGAACTGACAGTTAAAAATGCATCAGGTAACTGGAGCTTTGATATTGATCATTTACGTGATGTATGGTTTAAAACTTCTTATCTGCTTGATCAGAAACAAAGCGGTCCGGTTAAAGCCAGAGAACGTTTTGATAACTATAAAAACCACGTATTAAATTATAACTTTCCTTTAAGTTTTGATGGAAAGAAACCAGTTATCGATCCTGCCAAACCAAGACCAAAAGCTGCAGTTATCCGTGAAAAAGGTAGTAACTCTGAAAGAGAATTAGCTAATGCGATGTATTTAGCTGGTTTTGATGTTAAAGATGTCCATATGACTGATTTAATCTCAGGCAGAGAAACACTGGAAGACATCCAGTTTATAGGTGCAGTTGGTGGATTCTCTAACTCAGATGTGTTAGGATCGGCCAAAGGCTGGGCAGGAGCTTTCTTATACAATGAGAAAGCAAAGAATGCACTGGAAAACTTCTTTAAGCGTGAGGACACTTTATCCGTAGGTATCTGTAATGGTTGTCAGTTATTTGTAGAGCTTGGTTTGATTAATGAAGATCATGAAGAAAAACCTAAGATGTTACATAACGATAGTGCCAAGCATGAGAGTGGTTTTACCTCATTAACCATACAGGAAAACAATTCTGTAATGCTTTCTACGCTGGCAGGAAGTACTTTAGGTGTATGGATTTCACATGGTGAAGGTAAATTCCAGCTTCCATATGCAGAAGACAGCTATAATATCGTATCTAAATATGCCTATGAAAGCTATCCTGCTAATCCTAACGGGTCGGATTATAATACAGCAATGTTATGTGACAAGACAGGAAGACATCTGGTTATGATGCCGCATATTGAGCGTTCGTTGTTCCAATGGCACTGGGCTAATTATCCACAGGGACGTAAAGACGAAGTTTCTCCATGGATGGAAGCTTTTGTGAATGCAAGAGAATGGATTGAGAAATTAGAGAAATAG